The window CGGCGCCGGAGATCTCTTCGTGGCGATAAAGGGCGCGCATTTTGACGGTCACGATTTCATAGGCGACGCCGTAGCCTCAGGGGCCGGCGCGGTGATGGTCCGTAACGGCACGAAGCTTTCGCATCCGACGCCGGCCGTATTAGTGAAGGACACGGAGCGGGCGCTAGGCGACATCGCCGCGTGGTGGCGGCGCCGCTTCGATGCGCCGTGCGTAGCGATCAGCGGCAGCAACGGAAAGTCCACGACCAAGGAGATGGCGGCGGCCATAGCGGCTGCAAAGGGGACGGTGCTCAAGACAGAAGGTAACTTCAACAACCTCATCGGCCTGCCGCTCACGGTGTTCCGCTGGACGGAAGGCCACGGGGTTGCGGTGCTGGAGATGGGCATGAACGCCCCCGGGGAGATAAGAAGGCTCACGGAGATAGCGGCTCCCGGCGTGGGCCTGATCACGAACGTCACCGCGGCGCACCTGGAGAAGCTTCACACGGTCGAGGCGGTGGCCAGGGCAAAGGGCGAGCTCTTCGAGACCATGGACAGCAAAGGGCTGATCTGCGTCAACGCGGAGGACAGATGGGTTATGGAGGCGGCGAAGGGCCGCCGCGGCGATCGCATCACCTTCGGCATGCAGAACGACTGCGACGTAAAGTTCCTCAACATGGAGACCAACGGCCTGGACGAGATGAGGCTGGCAGTATCGATAAAGGGCCGCGAGCATACGACGGTGCTGCCGGTGCCCGGAGCGCACAACGTCATGAACGCCCTTGCGGCGCTGTCCATAGGCGTAGCGCTCGGGGTCGACGACTCCGAAGCGATGGAGAGGCTCGCGGCGTTCAAGCCGATGGCCATGCGCTTCGAGCGCATACAGCTCGCTAACGGCGCCAGGATGGTCAACGATTCGTACAACGCTAACCCGGAGTCGATGCGGGCCGCGTTCAGGACCGTGGGCTCCGCGACCAGGGCCGGCCGCTTCATCGTGGCTCTTGGCGACATGCTGGAGCTAGGCGATCAGTCCCCTGATTTTCACAGGGGGGTGGGCGAGGCGGCCGCAGAGATGGGAGCCTCCCCGATCTACGTCCTGGGCGATTTCGCCTCTGAGGTCGCCGACGGCGCGATGAGTGCGGGGGTCGGTGAGTCCTCGATAGTGGTGTGCGACGATGTGGAGCAGATGAGCAGGCTCATCGAAAAGGATCTGCGCGCGGGCGACGTCCTGCTGGTGAAGGGATCGCGCGGTATGAGGATGGAGCGGGTGGTGGATTACCTCAAACAGGAGATAGGGACGGGCTAAATGCTATACTATCTATTATATCCGCTGCACTCGGATTTCGTCGGGTTCAACGTCGTGCGGTACATCACCTTCCGCATGTTCATGGCGACGTTCACCGCGATGGCGATCTATTTCATATTCGGCAAGCCGCTGATCAGGATGCT of the bacterium genome contains:
- the murF gene encoding UDP-N-acetylmuramoyl-tripeptide--D-alanyl-D-alanine ligase — encoded protein: MKFTLNDIAAATKGEISGARTETQFSSIGIDTRKIGAGDLFVAIKGAHFDGHDFIGDAVASGAGAVMVRNGTKLSHPTPAVLVKDTERALGDIAAWWRRRFDAPCVAISGSNGKSTTKEMAAAIAAAKGTVLKTEGNFNNLIGLPLTVFRWTEGHGVAVLEMGMNAPGEIRRLTEIAAPGVGLITNVTAAHLEKLHTVEAVARAKGELFETMDSKGLICVNAEDRWVMEAAKGRRGDRITFGMQNDCDVKFLNMETNGLDEMRLAVSIKGREHTTVLPVPGAHNVMNALAALSIGVALGVDDSEAMERLAAFKPMAMRFERIQLANGARMVNDSYNANPESMRAAFRTVGSATRAGRFIVALGDMLELGDQSPDFHRGVGEAAAEMGASPIYVLGDFASEVADGAMSAGVGESSIVVCDDVEQMSRLIEKDLRAGDVLLVKGSRGMRMERVVDYLKQEIGTG